From one Planktothrix agardhii NIES-204 genomic stretch:
- the dnaJ_1 gene encoding chaperone protein DnaJ → MQNFRNYYQILGVSREASVDEIKKVYRRLARQYHPDLNPGDKEAEETFKDIGEAYNILSDPEKRAQYDDYSQFWKQKGFQDWQKNAFSGLKNWGSRRTISQTEDVDYEDFSDFDTFVDQLLGRRREVRTVDPKAAQMTAADPYNSPRTKAVYKPTPRETKRDIEARLTLPLEKAYTGGKERIRLEDGRSLEVDLPPGMVKGQQIRLKNQGVNGGDLFLKINITPHPFFRVEKSEIYCQIPVTPTEAILGGEIDIPTLDGLVKMRLPLGVVSGQRLRLANKGYLNPQGERGDQLIEIQVVLPKTITPQERELYEQLRQIETFKPRQNLRF, encoded by the coding sequence ATGCAAAATTTTCGGAATTATTATCAAATTTTAGGGGTTTCCCGTGAAGCATCTGTCGATGAAATTAAGAAGGTTTATCGTAGACTAGCGAGACAATATCACCCCGACTTAAATCCTGGGGATAAGGAAGCGGAAGAAACCTTTAAAGATATTGGCGAAGCCTATAATATTCTATCCGATCCTGAAAAAAGAGCGCAATATGATGATTATAGTCAATTTTGGAAACAAAAAGGGTTTCAAGATTGGCAAAAAAATGCTTTTTCAGGACTCAAAAATTGGGGAAGTCGTCGGACAATTTCTCAAACTGAAGATGTAGATTATGAAGATTTTTCGGATTTTGATACCTTTGTTGACCAATTATTAGGACGGCGGCGAGAAGTCCGAACTGTTGACCCGAAGGCGGCTCAAATGACGGCGGCTGACCCCTATAATTCTCCTCGAACAAAAGCAGTTTATAAACCGACTCCTAGGGAAACAAAACGGGATATTGAGGCGCGATTAACCTTACCTTTAGAAAAAGCCTATACCGGAGGGAAAGAACGAATTCGTTTAGAGGATGGACGGTCTTTAGAAGTGGATTTACCGCCCGGAATGGTTAAGGGTCAACAAATTAGATTAAAAAATCAAGGTGTGAATGGCGGGGATTTATTTTTAAAAATTAATATTACTCCCCATCCCTTTTTCAGAGTAGAAAAATCAGAGATTTATTGTCAAATTCCAGTCACTCCCACGGAAGCTATATTAGGAGGAGAAATTGATATTCCGACTTTAGATGGTTTGGTTAAAATGCGTTTACCTTTGGGAGTTGTCTCCGGTCAACGTTTGCGATTGGCAAATAAAGGTTATCTGAACCCTCAAGGAGAAAGGGGAGACCAATTAATTGAAATTCAAGTGGTTCTCCCTAAAACCATTACTCCCCAAGAACGAGAATTATATGAACAATTACGTCAAATTGAAACCTTTAAACCCCGTCAAAATTTAAGATTTTAA
- a CDS encoding TPR domain protein yields MTPSNPEDSLIMTESTHPDAAMITELYQQAIKYQESENFNEAIACYQKLINIEPKFLLGYQRIGNISLKTQQFEQAITAYKKVIELSPNEFWAYNNLGEALIKLQRWEAAIPIYEKAIQLDPNCFWGYNGLGECLTQTEQLEKAVPIYQKAIQLDPEFWGSYQKLGEILTTLERWEEVIPIYRRAIELKPDFFWSYVSLAKVLIHLERWEEAIPICQPAISIDPNFFWSYINLADSLFNLERWQEAVDVYTTANQIKSDFFWSYKNLGDGLIQLQRWQDAILVYQQAIELNSTEASCYYNLGLAYLNLQQKSDAINCFETALKLEPDYISAQEKLNELIEISSISDSTPSPNQLEPIDWLKYYPTWGQAPSYLLPKPVSLGKNPQTGKWQFPVPPKDLRFVFDDNNEEYYLNSGKIQIQVMLSVLRECGYFLKTGSRILDFGCASGRILRELADLSDICEIWGMDISADCIAWCQQNMSPPFHFFVGTTLPHLPFEDRYFDLIYAGSVFTHIDDLADAWLLELRRILKPGGLAFITIQESYIFDKIKESPELWLSNNNVWPPEQKQACIQNYFEYINQDFAMFTLGRDTRSLVFYDVNSFREKWKPFFQVLAVKQEAYYWQTGILLKRL; encoded by the coding sequence ATGACCCCATCTAATCCAGAAGATAGTCTAATTATGACTGAATCAACTCATCCTGATGCCGCCATGATAACTGAATTATATCAACAGGCGATTAAATATCAAGAAAGTGAGAATTTCAACGAAGCGATCGCTTGTTACCAAAAACTAATTAATATTGAACCTAAATTCCTCTTAGGATATCAAAGAATTGGCAATATTTCCCTAAAAACTCAACAATTTGAACAAGCGATTACAGCTTATAAAAAAGTGATTGAATTAAGTCCTAATGAATTTTGGGCTTATAATAATTTAGGAGAAGCCTTAATTAAATTACAGCGCTGGGAAGCTGCAATTCCCATCTATGAAAAAGCCATTCAACTCGACCCGAATTGCTTTTGGGGTTATAATGGTTTAGGGGAATGTTTAACCCAAACTGAACAACTAGAAAAAGCCGTTCCTATTTATCAAAAAGCGATTCAATTAGATCCTGAATTTTGGGGATCTTATCAGAAGTTAGGAGAAATATTAACGACTTTAGAACGATGGGAAGAAGTAATTCCTATTTATCGCCGTGCGATTGAATTAAAACCAGACTTTTTTTGGTCGTATGTAAGTTTAGCAAAAGTATTAATTCATTTAGAAAGATGGGAAGAAGCTATTCCCATTTGTCAGCCAGCGATTTCTATTGATCCTAATTTCTTTTGGTCTTATATTAATTTAGCCGATTCCCTATTTAATTTAGAAAGATGGCAAGAAGCCGTCGATGTTTATACCACAGCCAATCAAATTAAATCGGATTTCTTTTGGTCTTATAAAAATTTAGGAGATGGGTTAATTCAATTGCAACGATGGCAAGATGCAATTTTAGTTTACCAACAGGCCATTGAATTAAATTCAACGGAAGCATCATGTTATTATAACTTAGGTTTAGCTTACCTTAATTTACAACAAAAATCCGATGCAATTAATTGTTTTGAAACCGCTTTAAAACTGGAACCGGATTATATTTCGGCTCAAGAAAAATTGAATGAACTCATCGAAATTTCTTCTATTTCTGATTCTACCCCATCACCAAATCAACTCGAACCGATTGACTGGTTAAAATATTATCCTACATGGGGACAAGCACCTTCTTATCTGTTACCTAAACCCGTTTCTTTGGGCAAAAATCCCCAAACTGGAAAATGGCAATTTCCCGTTCCTCCTAAAGATTTGAGGTTTGTTTTTGATGATAATAATGAGGAGTATTATCTCAACTCTGGAAAAATCCAAATTCAAGTCATGTTAAGTGTATTGCGAGAGTGTGGATATTTCCTCAAAACCGGAAGCCGAATTTTAGATTTTGGTTGTGCATCGGGACGGATTCTTAGGGAATTAGCTGATTTATCGGATATTTGTGAAATTTGGGGAATGGATATTAGTGCCGATTGTATTGCTTGGTGTCAACAAAATATGAGTCCTCCCTTTCATTTTTTTGTCGGGACAACCCTGCCCCATTTACCCTTTGAAGACCGCTATTTTGATTTAATTTATGCGGGTTCAGTCTTCACCCATATTGATGATTTAGCCGATGCTTGGCTGTTAGAACTGCGTCGGATTTTAAAACCCGGAGGACTAGCTTTTATTACAATTCAAGAAAGTTATATTTTTGATAAAATCAAAGAATCTCCTGAATTATGGCTTTCTAATAATAATGTCTGGCCTCCAGAACAAAAACAAGCCTGTATTCAGAACTATTTTGAATATATTAATCAAGATTTTGCCATGTTTACCCTAGGACGGGATACCCGGTCTTTGGTTTTCTATGACGTGAATTCTTTCCGGGAAAAATGGAAACCCTTTTTCCAAGTTTTGGCGGTTAAACAAGAAGCCTATTATTGGCAAACGGGAATATTATTAAAGCGCCTGTGA
- a CDS encoding multi-sensor hybrid histidine kinase: MLTSLTSLTSASAITQTEPTSAIVGNPLIVAPDTAVRDAISQMSGLHTVCSMSTIGNNRPEELHLEARSSCVLIAENQKLLGILTERDVVRLSTEKRSLESLIVREVMAHPVVTLYESAFTDLFFAINLLKQHRIRHLPILNDQDQIVKY, from the coding sequence ATGTTGACATCGTTGACATCATTGACATCGGCAAGTGCTATCACCCAAACGGAACCAACATCTGCCATCGTGGGTAATCCCCTGATTGTTGCACCGGATACGGCCGTTAGGGATGCGATCTCGCAAATGAGTGGACTGCATACAGTTTGTTCGATGTCCACCATCGGCAATAACCGGCCAGAGGAATTACACCTTGAAGCTCGGTCAAGTTGTGTCCTAATTGCTGAGAATCAGAAATTATTAGGCATTCTCACCGAGAGAGATGTGGTACGCCTGAGTACCGAGAAACGCTCCTTAGAGAGTCTGATCGTCCGGGAGGTCATGGCCCATCCAGTTGTCACCCTCTATGAGTCGGCTTTTACGGATTTGTTTTTTGCAATTAACCTGCTCAAACAGCACCGGATTCGCCATTTACCCATTCTCAACGACCAAGATCAAATAGTTAAATATTAG
- a CDS encoding rhodanese-like domain protein: MSEQFFTQAIPEISVKQLENLLKTVPETDLQLIDVREPQEIEMAKIEGFINYPLSQYSAWSDKILVQLDPHQETLILCHHGMRSAQMCQWLIRQGFTQVKNINGGIDAYSVLIDSQIPRY; the protein is encoded by the coding sequence ATGTCAGAACAATTTTTTACACAAGCGATTCCAGAAATTAGTGTTAAACAATTAGAAAATTTACTTAAAACAGTTCCCGAAACTGATCTTCAGTTAATTGATGTGCGGGAACCTCAAGAAATTGAAATGGCAAAAATAGAAGGATTTATTAACTATCCTTTAAGTCAATATAGTGCATGGTCAGATAAAATTTTAGTTCAACTTGACCCGCACCAAGAAACCCTAATTCTGTGTCATCATGGCATGAGATCAGCCCAAATGTGTCAATGGCTGATTCGCCAAGGTTTTACCCAGGTAAAAAATATTAATGGGGGAATTGATGCTTATTCAGTTTTGATTGATTCCCAAATTCCTCGATATTAA
- the fbp gene encoding fructose-1,6-bisphosphatase codes for MVDQSVQSNFSDAIDQGYYLDRDCTTLSRHVLQQLHSFSHDAQDISALMNRIGLAGKLIARRLSQSGLVDDALGFTGAVNVQGESVQQMDVYSNSVFISVFKQSGLVCRLASEEMEKPFYIPENCPIGRYTLLYDPLDGSSNLDTNLNVGSIFAIRQQEGNDEDGKAVDLLQSGRKQIAAGYILYGPSTMLVYSIGTGVHAFILDPSLGEFILANENIKIPDHGPIYSVNEGNFWQWDESIRDYARYVHRHEGYTARYSGALVGDVHRILYQGGVFLYPGTVKKPEGKLRLLYESAPMAFLIEQAGGMASTGTQEILDVIPEKLHQRTPLIIGSKEDVMLVKSFIEDRKRREQEGGLE; via the coding sequence ATGGTAGATCAATCTGTTCAATCTAATTTTTCCGATGCTATTGATCAAGGATATTACTTAGATCGAGATTGCACAACTTTATCCCGTCATGTTCTCCAACAACTCCATAGTTTTTCCCATGATGCTCAGGATATTAGCGCCTTAATGAATCGCATCGGATTGGCGGGAAAACTCATCGCCCGTCGCCTATCTCAGTCGGGTTTAGTAGATGATGCGTTAGGGTTTACCGGGGCCGTAAACGTGCAGGGAGAGTCCGTACAACAGATGGATGTTTATTCCAATTCCGTGTTTATTTCGGTGTTCAAACAAAGCGGTTTAGTCTGTCGTTTGGCATCGGAAGAAATGGAAAAACCCTTTTATATTCCCGAAAACTGCCCAATTGGACGCTATACTTTACTCTATGATCCCCTCGATGGTTCATCCAATTTAGATACTAACTTAAATGTCGGATCAATATTTGCGATTCGTCAACAGGAAGGTAATGATGAAGATGGGAAAGCGGTTGATTTATTGCAAAGTGGACGCAAACAAATTGCCGCCGGATATATTCTTTATGGGCCCAGTACGATGCTAGTTTATTCCATTGGAACAGGGGTTCATGCGTTTATTCTTGACCCTAGTTTGGGAGAATTTATTCTAGCAAATGAAAATATTAAAATTCCCGACCACGGCCCGATTTATAGTGTGAATGAAGGTAATTTTTGGCAGTGGGATGAATCCATTCGAGATTATGCTCGTTATGTCCATCGTCATGAAGGATATACAGCCCGTTATAGTGGGGCTTTAGTGGGAGATGTTCACCGAATTTTATATCAAGGCGGTGTGTTTTTATATCCTGGGACTGTTAAGAAACCAGAGGGAAAATTACGGTTATTATATGAGTCTGCACCCATGGCATTTTTAATTGAACAAGCTGGAGGAATGGCTTCAACTGGAACCCAAGAAATATTAGATGTAATTCCAGAAAAACTGCATCAACGCACCCCTTTAATTATTGGTAGTAAAGAGGATGTGATGTTAGTTAAATCATTCATTGAAGATCGTAAACGCAGGGAACAAGAAGGGGGTCTGGAGTAA
- the dnaK_1 gene encoding molecular chaperone DnaK yields the protein MGKVVGIDLGTTNSVVAVMEGGKPVVIANSEGMRTTPSVVGFTKEGERIVGQMARRQAVLNPQNTFYGVKRLMGCRYSDLTAASKRVPYTMRRDETDNIRIKCPRVNKDFAPEELSAMILKKLVEEATRYLGEEITGAVITVPAYFNDSQRQATRDAGRIAGLDVKRILNEPTAASLAYGLERQDYGTILVFDLGGGTFDVSILEVGEGVFEVKSTCGDTQLGGTDFDQKIVDWLAEQFVSEEAVDLRRDRQSLQRLTEAAEKAKIELSGVGVTDINLPFIAATEDGPKHLEIRLTRGEFEGLCGDLIQRLRRPVKQALADAGLTSNDIDDVILVGGSTRMPMVQQLVRSLIDLEPNQGVNPDEVVAVGAAIQAGILAGDVRDILLLDVTPLSLGLETIGGVMKKLIPRNTTIPVRRSDIFSTSENNQTLVEVHIVQGERELAVDNKSLGRFKLTGIPPAPRGVPQVQVALDIDANGILQVTALDKTTGREQSVIIQGASTLSQDEVNRMIKDAEKYAEVDRLQREKVEKRNRAQALTYQAERQLREVALDYGMQFAQRQRSRIETLIRSLRDSLERNDDRGIDQVSVDLQDALYELNREVSAFVTEDDEDDLFGSIRRTFSGEKRRVDPYEPQTRSYPRYDQRSNNGSSLGGGSGVSRSRRYSQTDNWDDDDWL from the coding sequence ATGGGCAAAGTAGTCGGCATTGACTTGGGAACAACGAACTCCGTGGTTGCGGTCATGGAGGGCGGAAAACCCGTTGTGATTGCTAACTCTGAAGGGATGCGAACCACTCCCTCCGTCGTTGGGTTTACCAAAGAAGGAGAACGCATCGTGGGACAGATGGCTAGACGACAAGCGGTTTTGAATCCCCAAAATACCTTTTATGGGGTCAAACGACTGATGGGTTGTCGCTATTCTGATCTCACTGCTGCCTCAAAACGGGTTCCCTACACGATGCGACGGGATGAAACCGATAATATTCGGATCAAATGTCCCCGGGTAAATAAGGATTTTGCCCCGGAGGAACTTTCAGCAATGATCTTAAAAAAATTAGTCGAAGAAGCGACTCGGTATTTGGGGGAAGAAATTACCGGGGCTGTAATTACGGTTCCTGCCTATTTTAATGATTCTCAAAGACAAGCTACCAGAGATGCCGGACGCATTGCCGGATTAGACGTTAAACGCATATTAAATGAACCGACGGCGGCTTCTTTAGCTTATGGTTTGGAACGGCAAGATTATGGGACTATTTTAGTCTTTGATTTAGGCGGTGGAACCTTTGATGTCTCAATTTTAGAGGTCGGGGAAGGGGTATTTGAAGTTAAATCTACCTGTGGGGATACCCAACTGGGCGGAACGGATTTTGATCAGAAAATTGTTGATTGGTTAGCAGAACAATTTGTATCAGAAGAAGCGGTGGATTTAAGACGCGATCGCCAATCTTTACAACGGTTAACAGAAGCCGCCGAAAAAGCCAAAATAGAGCTTTCTGGGGTGGGAGTTACTGATATTAATTTACCCTTTATTGCAGCCACAGAAGACGGCCCTAAACACTTGGAAATCCGCCTAACTAGAGGGGAATTTGAGGGGTTATGTGGAGATTTAATTCAACGGTTACGCCGTCCAGTAAAACAGGCTTTAGCCGATGCTGGATTAACCTCTAATGATATTGATGATGTGATCTTAGTCGGGGGTTCTACCCGAATGCCAATGGTGCAACAATTAGTGAGAAGTTTAATTGATTTAGAACCGAATCAAGGGGTTAATCCTGATGAAGTTGTGGCCGTTGGTGCGGCTATTCAAGCGGGAATTTTAGCTGGAGATGTGCGGGATATTTTATTATTAGATGTGACTCCCTTATCTTTAGGATTAGAAACCATTGGGGGGGTGATGAAAAAATTAATTCCCCGCAATACCACAATTCCCGTAAGGCGTTCTGATATTTTTTCAACATCTGAAAATAACCAAACTTTGGTAGAAGTTCATATCGTACAAGGAGAACGAGAATTAGCCGTTGATAATAAGTCTTTAGGACGGTTTAAATTAACCGGAATTCCCCCGGCGCCGAGGGGGGTTCCACAAGTTCAAGTGGCGCTTGATATTGATGCAAATGGGATTCTACAAGTTACCGCTTTAGATAAAACTACTGGACGGGAACAAAGTGTAATTATTCAGGGTGCTTCTACCCTGTCTCAAGATGAAGTTAATCGCATGATTAAGGATGCGGAAAAATATGCAGAAGTTGACCGTTTACAACGAGAAAAAGTCGAAAAACGCAACCGCGCCCAAGCGTTAACTTATCAAGCTGAACGACAATTAAGGGAAGTAGCCCTAGATTACGGAATGCAATTTGCCCAACGTCAACGGTCAAGAATTGAAACCTTAATTCGCTCTTTAAGAGATAGTTTAGAACGGAATGATGATCGAGGAATTGATCAAGTTAGTGTGGATTTACAGGACGCTTTATATGAGTTAAATCGGGAAGTTTCAGCTTTTGTGACGGAGGACGATGAAGATGATTTATTCGGTTCAATTCGCCGAACTTTTTCCGGTGAAAAACGTCGTGTTGACCCCTACGAACCTCAAACTCGCAGTTATCCCCGTTATGACCAACGTAGTAATAATGGTAGTAGTTTAGGCGGTGGTAGCGGTGTATCCCGTTCCCGTCGCTATTCTCAAACGGATAATTGGGATGATGATGATTGGTTGTAA
- a CDS encoding putative ABC transporter ATP-binding protein has product MTQIQPNTNPIASLTEDTAIIATDVHKWYGNNFHALRGVSLSVGRGEVVVIMGPSGSGKSTFIRTFNALEEFQQGSIVIDGINLSHDLKNIEEIRKEVGMVFQQFNLFPHLSILQNVTLAPIWVRRWPKAKAEEVALQLLERVGILEQAKKYPGQLSGGQQQRVAIARALAMQPKIMLFDEPTSALDPEMVREVLDVMRTLAESGMTMVCVTHEVGFAREVADRIVLMADGILVEEGTPEEFFTNPQEERTQKFLSQIL; this is encoded by the coding sequence ATGACACAAATACAGCCTAATACCAACCCAATTGCATCACTTACAGAAGATACTGCTATTATTGCTACCGATGTGCATAAATGGTATGGCAATAATTTCCACGCCCTTAGAGGGGTTAGCCTTTCGGTGGGACGGGGAGAAGTTGTGGTGATTATGGGGCCGTCTGGTTCGGGAAAATCGACTTTTATTCGCACATTTAATGCTTTAGAAGAATTTCAACAGGGAAGTATTGTCATAGATGGAATTAATTTATCCCATGATTTAAAAAATATTGAAGAAATTCGCAAAGAAGTGGGAATGGTGTTTCAACAGTTTAATTTATTTCCTCATTTAAGTATTTTACAAAATGTCACTTTAGCTCCGATTTGGGTCAGACGTTGGCCGAAGGCAAAAGCCGAAGAAGTAGCTTTACAATTATTAGAAAGGGTGGGAATTTTAGAACAGGCAAAAAAATATCCGGGTCAATTATCTGGCGGCCAACAACAACGAGTTGCGATTGCTAGAGCCTTAGCAATGCAGCCTAAAATTATGTTATTTGATGAACCTACTTCTGCTTTAGACCCGGAAATGGTACGCGAAGTTTTAGACGTGATGCGAACTTTAGCCGAGTCGGGAATGACGATGGTTTGTGTTACCCATGAAGTCGGATTTGCGCGAGAAGTCGCCGATAGAATTGTGTTAATGGCCGATGGAATCTTAGTCGAAGAAGGAACCCCAGAAGAATTTTTTACCAATCCTCAAGAAGAACGAACTCAAAAGTTTCTGTCTCAAATTCTTTAA
- a CDS encoding fatty acid desaturase → MIETQIKKSDFVLSPYMKSNNLWGTYQILNTVIPYLLLWILAVKVAAISIWLLPPIMVLMILFSVRCFSLMHDCGHYSLFSSKKVNRVVGFMFGVINAIPQYPWSRGHAYHHKTNGDWERYRGPSALISTQEFAKLSPSAQGWYEVLRHPLMIFPGGFFYLAIKPRLALILGTYGFFVHVLTSLKQYPNISFRQRFSSYKSRNWYTTGEFWDLLFNNICVVGGWIILSNYLGWGFFWTVYSITLTCSAALFICVFFVQHNFEGSYAHKTEGWDYLRGAIEGSSYLELPPILKWFSADIGYHNIHHLCERIPNYNLEVCHNQNIHLLAGVKTLRISDIPDCFKFILWDSDANRLVSIRSFRQAAALDSKN, encoded by the coding sequence ATGATAGAAACCCAAATCAAAAAGTCAGATTTTGTTCTTTCTCCCTACATGAAAAGTAATAATTTATGGGGAACTTATCAAATCTTAAATACCGTTATTCCCTATCTATTGTTATGGATTTTAGCAGTTAAAGTCGCGGCTATTTCTATATGGTTGCTACCACCGATTATGGTGTTAATGATCCTGTTTTCAGTCCGTTGTTTTTCCCTAATGCACGATTGCGGACATTACTCCCTATTTAGTTCAAAAAAGGTGAATCGAGTCGTGGGTTTTATGTTTGGTGTCATCAACGCCATCCCCCAATATCCCTGGTCAAGAGGACACGCCTATCACCACAAAACCAATGGGGATTGGGAACGTTATCGTGGCCCCTCGGCTTTGATTTCTACACAGGAATTTGCTAAACTGAGTCCATCGGCTCAAGGGTGGTATGAAGTTCTTAGACATCCATTAATGATTTTCCCAGGAGGTTTTTTCTACCTAGCAATTAAACCCAGATTAGCATTAATTCTAGGAACCTATGGTTTTTTTGTTCATGTTTTAACTTCCTTAAAACAATATCCTAATATTAGTTTCAGGCAGCGTTTCTCATCCTATAAATCCAGAAATTGGTATACTACGGGTGAATTTTGGGATCTACTTTTTAACAATATTTGTGTGGTTGGGGGCTGGATTATCCTCAGTAATTATCTGGGATGGGGGTTCTTCTGGACAGTGTATTCAATCACCCTAACCTGTTCGGCGGCGTTGTTTATTTGTGTGTTTTTTGTACAACATAACTTTGAGGGTTCCTACGCCCACAAAACCGAAGGTTGGGATTATTTACGAGGTGCAATTGAGGGCAGTAGTTATCTGGAATTACCCCCAATTTTAAAATGGTTTTCCGCCGATATTGGCTATCATAATATCCATCATCTTTGTGAAAGAATCCCCAATTATAACCTCGAAGTTTGTCATAATCAGAATATACATTTACTCGCCGGGGTAAAAACCCTGAGAATTTCAGATATTCCTGATTGTTTTAAGTTTATCCTCTGGGATTCTGACGCTAACCGTCTAGTCTCAATCCGCTCATTTCGTCAAGCTGCTGCTTTAGATTCTAAAAACTAA
- a CDS encoding two-component hybrid sensor and regulator → MNQPSILVVDDQPRNFDVLESLLSSQNYELHYASSGQEALESLELIPLDLILLDVMMPEMDGIEVCSRIKANPQWQSIPIIMVTALTEKEDLALCLSAGADDFLSKPVNGLELRARVHSMLRIKQQYDNLQTLLKLREDLVKMLVHDLRNPLAGILLGLEMLTYPKLSPEAKQEKIVKIKLSGQKLSGLIDDLLLMARIESGKIALNLSPVDLGNMLRKLVKDFEFNASQKKIEIITQIPDFDGTIKIDQAMFQRVLDNLLSNSIKFSPQESQIIVIAEHLPEGGTKIKIADYGQGVPDNLKQCIFEKYEIGTLMQGVSQIGLGLAFCKMIVEAHSGTIIVENNQPQGAIFEITLPNNIT, encoded by the coding sequence TTGAATCAGCCTTCTATTTTAGTGGTCGATGATCAACCTCGTAATTTTGATGTCCTGGAATCACTGTTAAGCAGTCAGAATTATGAGTTACACTATGCTTCTAGTGGACAAGAAGCCCTCGAATCCCTAGAACTCATCCCACTGGATCTAATTTTATTAGATGTGATGATGCCAGAAATGGACGGGATTGAGGTTTGCTCTCGGATTAAAGCCAATCCCCAATGGCAATCAATTCCGATTATTATGGTGACAGCATTAACGGAGAAAGAAGACCTGGCTCTATGTTTAAGTGCCGGTGCTGATGATTTTTTGAGCAAACCCGTTAATGGTCTGGAACTTCGCGCTAGAGTTCATTCGATGCTACGGATTAAGCAACAATACGACAATCTACAAACCCTACTGAAATTGCGAGAAGATCTGGTCAAGATGTTAGTTCATGATCTTAGAAATCCCCTAGCTGGGATCTTGTTAGGGTTGGAGATGTTGACCTATCCCAAGCTATCACCAGAGGCAAAACAAGAGAAAATAGTTAAAATAAAATTATCAGGGCAAAAGTTATCAGGCTTAATTGATGATTTATTGCTGATGGCGAGGATAGAATCGGGTAAAATTGCTCTCAATCTCAGCCCAGTTGATCTAGGAAATATGCTACGGAAATTGGTTAAAGATTTTGAATTTAACGCCTCTCAGAAAAAGATTGAAATCATCACCCAAATTCCTGATTTTGATGGCACGATTAAGATAGATCAAGCGATGTTTCAGCGAGTTTTAGATAATTTACTCTCTAATTCTATTAAGTTCTCTCCCCAAGAAAGTCAGATTATCGTCATTGCTGAACATCTCCCCGAAGGAGGGACAAAAATTAAAATTGCTGATTATGGGCAAGGCGTACCCGATAATTTAAAACAATGTATTTTCGAGAAATATGAAATTGGGACTCTGATGCAAGGTGTCTCTCAAATCGGATTGGGATTAGCTTTTTGTAAAATGATTGTCGAAGCTCATAGTGGCACAATTATCGTTGAAAATAATCAACCTCAAGGGGCAATTTTTGAAATTACCTTGCCCAATAATATTACCTAA